One Stigmatopora argus isolate UIUO_Sarg chromosome 20, RoL_Sarg_1.0, whole genome shotgun sequence genomic region harbors:
- the cited1 gene encoding cbp/p300-interacting transactivator 1: MTKIVMKDLYPSSKSSPGPFSPSPGAVPQNLVLQPRPHLLASVQLQKLNSHYQNLAGSAMTAGAPNACPSGVLDLDPVDEDILTSLVVELGLDRVNDLPELWLGQNEFDFVSAGC; the protein is encoded by the coding sequence ATGACCAAAATTGTGATGAAGGACCTCTACCCTTCCTCCAAATCCTCTCCGGGACCCTTCTCTCCATCCCCTGGCGCCGTCCCACAGAATTTGGTCCTCCAGCCCAGGCCACACCTCCTCGCCAGCGTTCAGCTACAGAAGCTAAACTCACACTACCAGAACCTGGCGGGGTCCGCCATGACCGCGGGGGCGCCGAACGCCTGTCCCAGCGGAGTCCTCGACTTGGACCCGGTGGACGAGGACATCCTCACCTCGCTGGTGGTGGAGCTCGGACTGGACCGGGTTAACGACTTACCCGAACTCTGGCTGGGACAAAACGAGTTTGACTTTGTGTCGGCGGGCTGCTga